A genomic segment from Nicotiana tabacum cultivar K326 chromosome 7, ASM71507v2, whole genome shotgun sequence encodes:
- the LOC142162052 gene encoding uncharacterized protein LOC142162052 has protein sequence MIRVGLSIGEMNSNTPIHAIDAKTSYNLLLGRPWIHENRVVSSTLHRCLKYRRDGEIVKIDADIKPFTETESYFADAKFYLDSCEPKVEKPSSDDEADVKSEEENVAQWTTTKLPTKGIEEVSIKISSSEGDIQTKIEEHLDFCYITRTTRKSPSRKILSKYKEQVHEERDHFEVVADKEICSAFPSRMKRKSILSISADGPLKVQRRTIVYTCQPHKEAKKEKESMPTIQGSQREKSNFVETSYHITVEDSPCLNVDDEVHKAPPQLEDGRQSTVDELKELNLGTPKDPRPTFISALLTPQEEEEYSKLLTEYKDVFAWSYKEMPGLSPKVVVHHLGIKSGARPVKQSQRMIRPELVLQIEVEVNKLIGAGFIREVKYPSWISNIVPIKKKNGQIRVCVDFQDLNKACPKDDFPLPIIELMVDATTGHEAMSFMDGSSGYNQIRMSPKDKECTAFQTPKGIYCYKVMP, from the exons ATGATCCGCGTAGGATTATCCATTGGTGAGATGAATTCAAACACTCCGATTCACGCCATAGatgctaaaacatcatacaacttGTTGCTTGGACGTCCTTGGATTCATGAGAACAGGGTGGTATCATCTACTTTGCATCGATGTCTGAAGTACAGAAGAGATGGTGAGATAGTCAAAATTGATGCAGACATCAAGCCTTTCACTGAGACGGAGTCATACTTTGCAGACGCAAAATTCTACCTAGATTCTTGTGAACCGAAAGTGGAGAAACCATCATCAGATGACGAAGCTGATGTTAAGTCAGAAGAGGAAAATGTGGCTCAATGGACTACCACCAAGCTGCCTACGAAGGGAATAGAAGAAGTCTCCATTAAGATATCATCATCTGAAGGTGACATACAGACAAAGATTGAGGAGCATCTGGATTTTTGCTACATTACAC GGACCACAAGGAAGTCTCCATCTAGAAAGATACTGTCAAAGTACAAGGAGCAAGTCCATGAGGAGCGGGATCATTTTGAAGTTGTTGCTGACAAAGAAATTTGTAGTGCTTTCCCATCACGTATGAAGAGGAAGTCTATTTTGTCAATATCTGCAGATGGTCCGCTAAAGGTACAAAGGAGAACCATTGTTTACACTTGCCAGCCTCATAAAGAagcaaagaaagagaaagaatccATGCCGACCATCCAAGGAAGTCAAAGAGAAAAGTCAAACTTTGTAGAAACATCCTATCACATAACTGTGGAAGATAGCCCATGCCTTAACGTCGATGATGAAGTACATAAGGCTCCCCCTCAACTAGAAGATGGCAGGCAATCAACTGTGGATGAGCTTAAGGAACTCAATTTAGGTACTCCGAAAGATCCACGCCCCACCTTCATTAGTGCACTACTTACGCCTCAAGAGGAGGAGGAATACTCCAAGTTGTTGAccgagtacaaagatgtcttcGCTTGGTCGTATAAAGAAATGCCTGGTCTTAGTCCTAAGGTAGTTGTTCATCATTTAGGGATCAAAAGTGGAGCACGCCCTGTGAAGCAGTCACAACGCATGATTCGACCCGAGCTTGTATTACAAATTGAAGTCGAAGTCAACAAGCTCATCGGGGCGGGATTTATTCGAGAGGTGAAGTACCCATCATGGATATCGAATATTGTACCTATCAAGAAGAAGAATGGTCAAATACGTGTTTGTGTTGACTTTCAAGacctaaacaaggcatgtccaaaagatgacttcccGCTACCAATTATTGAACTCATGGTTGATGCTACAACAGGGCATGAAGCTATGTCATTCATGGATGGTTCCTCCGGATACAATCAAATCAGAATGTCCCCAAAAGATAAAGAGTGTACTGCTTTCCAAACTCCAAAAGGGATATATTGCTACAAAGTGATGCCCTGA